In Magnetospirillum sp. XM-1, a single window of DNA contains:
- the hflK gene encoding FtsH protease activity modulator HflK has protein sequence MAWNPRGGGGGGPWGGGGGGGGPWGNGGGNRPGGGNGGGFGGGPDLEDFIRKGQERLRRAMPGGPGGAGGTRGIIALAALAVAFWGFSGIYKVSPDEQGVVMRFGKWVDTTEPGLHYRLPYPIETVLLPKVTKVNQLLLGSRIGGDLRGGGRATDESRMLTGDENIVEAEAAVFWRIKDAGKYLFAVKDPELTVKVAAESALREVIGRNPIQAALSDKREQIAIQTQEELQRLLDAYGAGIHVQQVQLQKVDPPAAVIDAFNDVQRARADQERARNEAEAYRNDIIPRARGEAERLVQEAQAYREQVVDLAQGDAKRFLALYGSYKQAEDVTARRLYIETMEEILKGATKVVIDPSAKGLVPYLPLPELKKQSGGAK, from the coding sequence ATGGCTTGGAATCCTCGTGGCGGCGGCGGCGGCGGCCCGTGGGGCGGCGGCGGCGGCGGCGGTGGCCCCTGGGGCAATGGCGGCGGCAACCGTCCGGGCGGCGGTAACGGCGGCGGCTTCGGCGGCGGACCCGATCTCGAGGATTTCATCCGCAAGGGCCAGGAAAGGCTGCGCCGCGCCATGCCGGGCGGACCCGGCGGCGCCGGCGGCACGCGGGGCATCATCGCCCTGGCGGCGCTGGCCGTGGCGTTCTGGGGCTTTTCCGGCATCTATAAGGTCAGCCCCGACGAACAGGGCGTGGTGATGCGCTTCGGCAAGTGGGTGGACACCACCGAGCCGGGGCTGCACTACCGCCTGCCCTATCCCATCGAGACGGTGCTGCTGCCCAAGGTGACCAAGGTCAACCAGCTGCTGCTGGGCTCGCGCATCGGCGGCGACCTGCGCGGCGGCGGCCGGGCCACCGACGAGAGCCGCATGCTGACCGGCGACGAGAACATCGTCGAGGCGGAAGCCGCCGTGTTCTGGCGTATCAAGGACGCCGGCAAGTACCTGTTCGCGGTCAAGGACCCCGAACTGACCGTCAAGGTGGCCGCCGAAAGCGCGCTGCGCGAGGTGATCGGCCGCAATCCCATCCAGGCGGCGCTGTCCGACAAGCGCGAGCAGATCGCCATCCAGACCCAGGAGGAGCTGCAGCGCCTGCTCGACGCCTACGGCGCCGGCATCCACGTCCAGCAGGTCCAGTTGCAGAAGGTCGACCCGCCGGCGGCGGTGATCGACGCCTTCAACGACGTGCAGCGCGCCCGCGCCGACCAGGAGCGCGCCCGCAACGAGGCGGAAGCCTACCGCAACGACATCATTCCCAGGGCGCGCGGCGAGGCCGAGCGGCTGGTGCAGGAGGCGCAGGCCTACCGCGAGCAGGTGGTGGATCTGGCCCAGGGCGACGCCAAGCGCTTCCTGGCGCTCTACGGTTCCTACAAGCAGGCCGAGGACGTCACGGCGCGGCGCCTCTACATCGAGACCATGGAGGAAATCCTGAAGGGAGCGACCAAGGTGGTCATCGATCCCTCGGCCAAGGGATTGGTGCCCTACCTGCCCCTGCCCGAGCTGAAGAAGCAGTCGGGAGGCGCCAAATGA
- a CDS encoding HpnM family protein encodes MRSLFAASVLALLLMAGLAIPASAQGAGPEAVIRTFSDRLLENMKSGPKLGYKGRADKIRPAVIEAYDMASMTKSTLGTAAAKLSPEEAARLAEAYTAFSVGTYAAQFNEWNGERFDVGEQRPSTGGNVIVSSWLVPKNGDPTQIDYVMRQDQGQWRIVDVLFEGTVSQVAVRRSEFGSIFRAKGFSGLIETIEKQTAGLDK; translated from the coding sequence ATGCGTTCGCTTTTCGCCGCGTCGGTGTTGGCGCTGTTGCTCATGGCCGGTCTGGCGATTCCCGCCTCGGCGCAGGGAGCGGGGCCCGAGGCGGTCATCCGCACCTTCAGCGACCGTCTGCTGGAAAACATGAAAAGTGGCCCCAAGCTGGGCTACAAGGGGCGCGCCGACAAGATCCGCCCGGCGGTGATCGAGGCCTATGACATGGCCTCCATGACCAAGAGCACGCTCGGCACCGCCGCCGCCAAGCTGTCGCCGGAAGAGGCGGCCCGGCTGGCCGAGGCCTACACCGCCTTTTCCGTCGGCACCTACGCCGCCCAGTTCAACGAGTGGAACGGCGAACGCTTCGACGTGGGCGAACAGCGCCCGTCCACGGGCGGCAACGTGATCGTCTCCTCGTGGCTGGTGCCCAAGAACGGCGATCCCACCCAGATCGACTACGTCATGCGCCAGGACCAGGGGCAGTGGCGCATCGTCGACGTGCTGTTCGAGGGCACGGTCAGCCAGGTGGCGGTGCGCCGCTCGGAATTCGGCTCGATCTTCCGCGCCAAGGGCTTTTCCGGGCTGATCGAGACCATCGAGAAGCAGACGGCCGGCCTGGACAAGTAG
- the hpnJ gene encoding hopanoid biosynthesis associated radical SAM protein HpnJ gives MKKSLFLNPPSFEGYDGGAGARFQAKREIKSNWYPTWLAQPAAMVPDSKLVDAPASGKTLDDCLKLAKDYELLVIYASAATYASECKVAEAFKAANPNIMVGMVGAHVATVPEQALMTSDAVDFVARHEFDYTIVEVAEGKPFAEIDGLTFRGPDGKPVHTKDRALIHDMDALPYVGPVYRRDLNPDDYFIGYIRHPYMAFYTGRGCKSKCSFCLWPQTIGGRVYRARSAKSVIEEVKLARQMFPEVREFFFDDDTFTDDLERVEEIAKGIGHLGVPWSCNAKANIPRKTLEVLKANGLRVLVVGYESGVQEILNNIRKGLRLDIIKRFSKDCHELGIVLHGTFILGLPGETKETIKQTLAFAKEVNPRTLQVSMAAPYPGTELYEQAIANGWFNKDKDLLMKETGGGGYQVAALSYPDLTSEEIFKGVADFYKAFYFRPAKIGEIVWEMLQDWDMMKRRLREGVEFFQFLRTRDKPMEC, from the coding sequence ATGAAGAAGTCGCTATTCCTCAATCCGCCCTCCTTCGAAGGTTATGACGGCGGCGCCGGCGCCCGTTTCCAGGCGAAGCGCGAGATCAAGTCCAACTGGTATCCCACCTGGCTGGCCCAGCCGGCGGCCATGGTACCGGACTCCAAGCTGGTGGACGCGCCGGCCTCGGGCAAGACCCTGGACGACTGCCTGAAGCTGGCCAAGGATTACGAGCTGCTGGTGATCTACGCCAGCGCCGCCACCTACGCCTCCGAGTGCAAGGTGGCCGAGGCGTTCAAGGCCGCCAATCCCAACATCATGGTCGGCATGGTCGGCGCCCACGTGGCGACGGTGCCGGAACAGGCCCTGATGACGTCGGACGCGGTGGACTTCGTGGCGCGGCACGAATTCGACTACACCATCGTCGAGGTGGCCGAGGGCAAGCCCTTCGCCGAGATCGACGGCCTGACCTTCCGCGGCCCCGACGGCAAACCGGTCCACACCAAGGACCGGGCGCTGATCCACGACATGGACGCCCTGCCCTATGTGGGGCCGGTCTATCGCCGCGACCTCAACCCCGACGACTACTTCATCGGCTATATCCGCCATCCCTACATGGCGTTCTATACGGGACGCGGCTGCAAGTCGAAGTGCAGCTTCTGCCTGTGGCCGCAGACCATCGGCGGCCGCGTCTACCGGGCGCGCAGTGCCAAGAGCGTCATCGAGGAAGTGAAGCTGGCCCGCCAGATGTTCCCCGAGGTGCGCGAGTTCTTCTTCGACGACGACACCTTCACCGACGACCTGGAGCGGGTCGAGGAGATCGCCAAGGGCATCGGCCATCTGGGCGTGCCGTGGTCGTGCAACGCCAAGGCCAACATTCCGCGCAAGACCCTCGAGGTCCTGAAGGCCAACGGCCTGCGGGTGCTGGTGGTCGGCTATGAATCCGGCGTGCAGGAAATCCTGAACAACATCAGGAAGGGCCTGCGCCTCGACATCATCAAGCGCTTCTCCAAGGATTGCCACGAGCTGGGCATCGTGCTGCACGGCACCTTCATCCTGGGCCTGCCGGGCGAGACCAAGGAAACCATCAAGCAGACCCTGGCCTTCGCCAAGGAGGTCAACCCGCGGACCCTGCAGGTCTCCATGGCCGCGCCCTATCCGGGCACCGAGCTTTACGAGCAGGCCATCGCCAACGGCTGGTTCAACAAGGACAAGGACCTGCTGATGAAGGAGACCGGCGGCGGCGGCTACCAGGTGGCGGCGCTCAGCTATCCCGACCTCACCAGCGAGGAGATCTTCAAGGGCGTGGCCGACTTCTACAAGGCCTTCTACTTCCGCCCCGCCAAGATCGGTGAGATCGTCTGGGAGATGCTGCAGGACTGGGACATGATGAAGCGCCGCCTGCGCGAAGGCGTCGAGTTCTTCCAGTTCCTGCGGACCCGCGACAAGCCGATGGAGTGCTGA
- a CDS encoding GIY-YIG nuclease family protein, with amino-acid sequence MHGGWVYIITNRPNGTLYIGVTSDLARRAWEHREGVADGFTKRYGLKRLVYTERHEDIRIAIQREKNLKHWPRAWKIRLILADNPNWDDLYERLA; translated from the coding sequence ATGCACGGCGGGTGGGTCTACATCATCACGAACCGACCGAATGGCACGCTCTATATTGGCGTGACCAGCGACCTTGCTCGTAGAGCGTGGGAGCACCGCGAAGGGGTGGCCGATGGCTTCACCAAGCGCTACGGCCTGAAACGGCTGGTCTATACCGAGCGCCACGAGGACATTCGGATAGCCATTCAGCGTGAGAAAAATCTCAAGCACTGGCCCAGGGCGTGGAAGATCAGGCTGATTCTGGCCGATAATCCCAATTGGGACGACCTGTATGAGCGGCTGGCTTAG
- the flgH gene encoding flagellar basal body L-ring protein FlgH yields the protein MSNASSPRIKGRKALRTLALVVALSELSACNFLTRMSEVGSGPQSSPIQNPTQKAGYQPVSMPMPQPSAPPQNANSLWRPGARAFFKDQRAKDVGDILTVAVSIADSATLTTGLTNSRTGSEKAGSGTTGSNISAMGFETQLQKILPNINLASLADLSSTSAVSNSGNTTRTESITMSMAAVITQVLPNGNLVISGRQEFRVNYEMRELSIQGIIRPEDISSSNSVSSEKIAEARVYYGGRGMVSDLTQPRYGQQIFDIIFPF from the coding sequence ATGTCCAACGCCTCTTCCCCCCGGATCAAAGGCCGCAAGGCCCTGCGCACCCTGGCTCTCGTGGTCGCCCTGTCGGAACTGTCGGCCTGCAACTTCCTGACCCGCATGTCGGAAGTGGGCTCCGGCCCGCAAAGCTCGCCCATCCAGAATCCGACCCAGAAGGCGGGCTACCAGCCGGTGAGCATGCCCATGCCCCAGCCGTCGGCCCCGCCGCAGAACGCCAATTCCCTGTGGCGTCCCGGCGCCCGGGCCTTCTTCAAGGACCAGCGCGCCAAGGACGTGGGCGACATCCTGACCGTGGCGGTGTCCATCGCCGACAGCGCGACGCTCACCACCGGGCTGACCAACTCGCGCACCGGTTCGGAAAAGGCCGGTTCGGGCACCACGGGCTCCAACATCTCGGCCATGGGCTTTGAAACCCAGCTGCAGAAGATCCTGCCCAACATCAATCTGGCCAGCCTGGCCGATCTTTCCTCCACCTCGGCGGTGAGCAATTCGGGCAACACCACCCGGACGGAAAGCATCACCATGAGCATGGCCGCCGTGATCACCCAGGTGCTGCCCAACGGCAATCTGGTGATTTCGGGCCGCCAGGAATTCCGGGTGAACTACGAAATGCGCGAACTGTCCATCCAGGGCATCATCCGCCCCGAGGACATCAGCTCGTCCAACTCGGTCAGCTCGGAAAAGATCGCCGAGGCCCGCGTCTATTACGGCGGCCGGGGCATGGTCAGCGACCTGACCCAGCCGCGCTACGGCCAGCAGATCTTCGACATCATCTTCCCGTTCTGA
- the hpnI gene encoding bacteriohopanetetrol glucosamine biosynthesis glycosyltransferase HpnI, which produces MISVGQGLSLALIALAVAGCLFQVASALLVRRFQRAPKPVAAIRPPVSVMKPLCGAEPGMAENLESCLRQDYPAFQMVFGVADPVDPALAVVDGLPRDLPGVEIEAVADATRHGLNLKVGNLLNMWPRVRHDLIAIADSDIRVGPHYLADLAAPFADSKVGVVTCLYVGRPVPGLWSALGAMGINHGFLPGAVLARAIGRKDGCFGATMAVRREVLEKGGGLAALSQVLADDWVLGKMARDQGLEIELAARPVDITVHEPDLKTLLDHEIRWGRTIAAVDRASYMASVITQPVVLALLAVLAGVAWLPSLAALGLAGLCRLWAVRVEEQALGLPKAGFGLLALREILSFVVYVVACSGRTVVWRGRRFAVRADGTLDQVEGS; this is translated from the coding sequence ATGATCTCCGTCGGGCAGGGGCTGTCCTTGGCCCTGATCGCGCTGGCGGTGGCCGGCTGCCTGTTCCAGGTGGCCTCGGCCCTGCTGGTCCGCCGCTTTCAGCGGGCGCCCAAGCCCGTCGCCGCGATCCGGCCGCCGGTTTCGGTCATGAAGCCGCTGTGCGGGGCCGAGCCCGGCATGGCGGAGAATCTGGAGTCCTGCCTGCGCCAGGATTATCCCGCCTTCCAGATGGTGTTCGGGGTGGCCGATCCGGTCGATCCGGCGCTGGCGGTGGTGGACGGCCTGCCCCGCGACCTGCCCGGCGTGGAGATCGAGGCGGTGGCCGACGCTACCCGTCACGGCCTCAACCTCAAGGTCGGCAACCTTCTGAACATGTGGCCCCGGGTCCGTCACGACCTGATCGCCATCGCCGACAGCGACATCCGCGTCGGCCCCCATTACCTGGCCGATCTGGCCGCGCCGTTCGCCGATTCCAAGGTGGGCGTGGTGACCTGCCTCTACGTGGGCCGTCCGGTGCCAGGCCTGTGGAGCGCGCTGGGCGCCATGGGCATCAATCACGGTTTCCTGCCCGGCGCCGTGCTGGCCCGCGCCATCGGGCGCAAGGACGGCTGTTTCGGCGCCACCATGGCGGTGCGCCGCGAGGTGTTGGAGAAGGGCGGCGGACTGGCCGCCCTGTCCCAGGTGCTGGCCGACGACTGGGTGCTGGGCAAGATGGCCCGCGACCAGGGCCTGGAGATCGAGCTGGCGGCCCGGCCGGTGGACATCACCGTGCACGAGCCCGACTTGAAAACTTTGCTCGATCACGAGATTCGTTGGGGCCGGACCATTGCGGCGGTGGACCGGGCTTCCTACATGGCGTCGGTGATCACCCAGCCGGTGGTCCTTGCCCTCCTGGCGGTGCTGGCGGGCGTGGCGTGGCTTCCGTCCCTGGCGGCGCTGGGTCTGGCGGGGCTTTGCCGGCTGTGGGCGGTCCGGGTGGAAGAGCAGGCGCTGGGCCTGCCCAAGGCGGGTTTCGGCCTTCTGGCCTTGAGGGAAATTCTGTCGTTCGTCGTCTATGTTGTCGCATGTAGCGGACGGACTGTGGTATGGCGTGGCCGGCGATTCGCCGTCCGTGCCGACGGCACACTTGATCAGGTTGAAGGCTCTTAA
- a CDS encoding replication-associated recombination protein A, giving the protein MTSLFDNPADRPLAEQLRPASLEEVVGQGHLLAPTAPLGRMLAAGRLASVILWGPPGCGKTTIARLLAERVGLYFEPLSAVFSGVADLRKVFDAAEKRKQTGRSTLLFVDEIHRFNRAQQDGFLPFVENGTVVLVGATTENPSFELNGALLSRCQVLVLHRLDDAALDLLLARAEGVLGRPLPLDTDARAAMRAMADGDGRYLLNLAEDLAALPPEPVLDPAGLAGAVQRRAPAYDKDREGHYNLISALHKSLRGSDTDAALYWMARMLEGGEDPLFIARRLTRFAVEDIGLADPGAVTQAIAAWDVFERLGSPEGELALAQLVIYLGTAPKSNAAYMAYKAARKAAKTTGSLMPPAHILNAPTRMMKDLGYSKGYQYDHDDPDGFSGQNYFPDGMERTRFYRPVERGFEREIRKRLEYWDRLRTKKGG; this is encoded by the coding sequence ATGACCTCGCTGTTCGACAATCCGGCGGACCGCCCCCTGGCCGAGCAGTTGCGCCCGGCCAGCCTGGAGGAAGTGGTGGGCCAGGGCCATCTGCTGGCCCCCACCGCCCCGCTCGGCCGCATGCTGGCGGCGGGACGCCTGGCCTCGGTGATCCTGTGGGGGCCGCCGGGCTGCGGCAAGACCACCATCGCCCGGCTGCTGGCCGAGCGGGTCGGCCTGTATTTCGAGCCCCTCTCGGCGGTGTTTTCCGGCGTCGCCGACCTGCGCAAGGTGTTCGACGCGGCGGAAAAGCGCAAACAGACCGGTCGGTCGACCTTGCTGTTCGTGGACGAAATCCATCGCTTCAACCGGGCGCAGCAGGACGGCTTCCTGCCTTTCGTCGAGAACGGCACGGTGGTGCTGGTGGGCGCCACCACCGAGAATCCCTCGTTCGAGCTGAACGGCGCGCTGCTGTCGCGCTGTCAGGTGCTGGTACTGCACCGTCTGGACGACGCGGCGCTGGACCTTCTGCTGGCCCGCGCCGAGGGCGTGCTGGGCCGTCCCTTGCCGCTGGATACGGATGCGCGGGCCGCCATGCGGGCCATGGCCGACGGCGACGGCCGCTACCTGCTCAATCTGGCCGAGGATCTGGCGGCGCTGCCGCCCGAGCCGGTGCTCGACCCCGCGGGACTGGCGGGCGCGGTGCAGCGCCGGGCGCCTGCCTACGACAAGGACCGCGAGGGCCATTACAACCTGATCAGCGCGCTGCACAAGAGCTTGCGCGGCTCGGACACCGACGCGGCGCTCTATTGGATGGCCCGCATGCTGGAAGGGGGCGAGGACCCGCTGTTCATCGCACGCCGCCTGACCCGCTTCGCGGTCGAGGATATCGGGCTGGCCGATCCGGGCGCCGTCACCCAGGCCATCGCCGCCTGGGACGTCTTCGAACGCTTAGGCAGCCCCGAGGGCGAACTGGCCCTGGCCCAACTGGTGATCTATCTGGGCACGGCGCCCAAGTCCAACGCCGCCTACATGGCCTACAAGGCGGCGCGCAAGGCGGCCAAGACCACAGGCTCGCTGATGCCGCCCGCCCACATCCTCAACGCACCGACCAGGATGATGAAGGATCTGGGCTATTCCAAGGGCTACCAGTACGACCACGACGACCCGGACGGCTTCTCGGGCCAGAACTACTTCCCCGACGGCATGGAGCGTACGCGGTTCTACCGGCCCGTCGAGCGCGGCTTCGAGCGCGAGATCAGGAAACGCCTGGAATACTGGGACCGGCTGCGGACGAAAAAGGGAGGGTGA
- a CDS encoding Mrp/NBP35 family ATP-binding protein, with product MAEVTEQQIIQALSRVIDPDRKADIVSLGMVSGLVVKNGHVAFAIEVEPSRGPHLEPLRKAAEKAVHDLAGVVSVSAVLTAERNTQGGPKGAPQGGHGHGHQAEKPLLPHVKAIVAVASGKGGVGKSTTATNIAMALSRMGLKVGLFDADIFGPSMPRMLGITGEPVSPDGQTMMPMENYGVKCMSMGFLVPEDSPIIWRGPMVMGALEQLLRDVHWGELDVMIIDMPPGTGDTQLTMTQRVPLTGAVIVSTPQDIALLDATKGLNMFRKVDVPVLGIIENMSYYICPKCGDEAHIFGHGGAKAEAARLSADFLGEVPLDIAIRQTADAGEPIVISKPNSPHAKAYMEIASRIWDKVQVLQGGRKGPRIVME from the coding sequence ATGGCCGAGGTCACCGAACAGCAGATCATCCAGGCGCTGAGCCGGGTCATTGACCCCGACCGCAAGGCGGACATCGTCAGTCTCGGCATGGTGTCGGGCCTGGTGGTGAAGAACGGCCATGTGGCTTTCGCCATAGAGGTGGAGCCGAGCCGCGGCCCCCATCTGGAGCCCCTGCGCAAGGCGGCCGAAAAGGCGGTGCACGATCTGGCGGGCGTGGTGTCGGTGTCGGCGGTGCTGACCGCCGAGCGCAACACCCAGGGCGGCCCCAAGGGCGCCCCCCAGGGCGGCCACGGCCATGGCCATCAGGCGGAAAAGCCGCTGCTCCCCCATGTGAAGGCCATCGTCGCCGTCGCGTCCGGCAAGGGCGGCGTGGGCAAGTCCACCACGGCCACCAACATCGCCATGGCGCTGTCGCGCATGGGCCTCAAGGTCGGGCTGTTCGACGCCGACATCTTCGGGCCAAGCATGCCGCGCATGCTGGGCATCACCGGCGAGCCGGTCAGCCCCGACGGCCAGACCATGATGCCCATGGAGAATTACGGCGTGAAGTGCATGTCCATGGGCTTCCTGGTGCCCGAGGACTCGCCCATCATCTGGCGCGGCCCCATGGTGATGGGCGCGCTGGAGCAGCTGCTGCGCGACGTCCATTGGGGCGAGCTGGACGTGATGATCATCGACATGCCGCCCGGCACCGGTGACACCCAGCTGACCATGACCCAGCGCGTGCCGCTGACCGGCGCGGTGATCGTGTCGACGCCGCAGGACATCGCCCTGCTCGACGCCACCAAGGGCCTCAACATGTTCCGCAAGGTGGACGTGCCGGTCTTGGGCATCATCGAGAACATGAGCTATTACATCTGCCCCAAGTGCGGCGACGAGGCCCACATCTTCGGCCATGGCGGCGCCAAGGCGGAAGCCGCCCGCCTGTCCGCCGACTTCCTGGGCGAGGTGCCCTTGGACATCGCCATCCGCCAGACGGCGGACGCCGGCGAGCCCATCGTCATCTCCAAGCCCAACTCGCCCCACGCCAAGGCCTACATGGAGATCGCGTCCAGGATCTGGGACAAGGTCCAGGTGCTGCAGGGCGGCCGCAAGGGCCCCAGGATCGTGATGGAGTAG
- a CDS encoding DegQ family serine endoprotease, which translates to MFIARRDKSLAAARLMVGALAIVALLLPGLAAAAAPPGGFADLAERLLPAVVNISTTQTLKGNQGGPEMPQFPPGSPLEEFFKEFMERQQGARPDAPARKATSLGSGFIIDAAGYIVTNNHVIADADEISVKLHDDTVFQATLVGRDPKVDLALLKIEPGKKPLTPVPFGNSDEARVGDWVLAIGNPFGFGGTVTAGIVSARARDINAGPYDDFLQTDAAINRGNSGGPMFNMRGEVIGINSAIISPSGGSIGIGFAVPASLAVPVLDDLRKFGKVRRGWLGIRIQSLDSDMAENIGLPDQKGALVAKVDPNGPGVKAGLKDGDVVLKFDGKDITEMRRLPRYVASTPIGKKVEVVIWRDGKRQTITAAVGEMPEDPAEQQVKGKPEAPKPQAGKEGVLAIPGAGLTVSSLTPALRERFGVDDEAKGVIVTEVKPDGPAAEKGMRPGDLIIEADHKPVRSPADLAKQIEDGRKAGAKSLLLRVENPQQLRYIALPLAEGKKK; encoded by the coding sequence GTGTTCATCGCACGACGTGACAAATCCCTTGCCGCCGCCCGCCTCATGGTTGGCGCACTGGCGATCGTCGCCCTGCTGCTGCCCGGTCTGGCCGCCGCGGCCGCTCCGCCCGGTGGTTTCGCCGACCTGGCCGAACGGCTGCTGCCCGCCGTGGTCAACATCTCGACCACCCAGACGCTGAAGGGCAACCAGGGCGGCCCCGAAATGCCGCAATTCCCCCCCGGCTCGCCGCTCGAGGAATTCTTCAAGGAATTCATGGAGCGCCAGCAGGGTGCCAGGCCGGACGCACCGGCGCGCAAGGCGACCTCGCTGGGCTCGGGCTTCATCATCGACGCCGCCGGCTACATCGTCACCAACAACCACGTCATCGCCGACGCCGACGAGATCAGCGTCAAGCTGCATGACGACACGGTGTTCCAGGCCACCCTGGTGGGCCGCGACCCCAAGGTCGACCTGGCGCTGCTGAAGATCGAACCCGGCAAGAAGCCGCTGACCCCCGTCCCCTTCGGCAATTCCGACGAGGCCCGCGTGGGCGACTGGGTGCTGGCCATCGGCAATCCCTTCGGCTTCGGCGGCACCGTCACGGCCGGAATCGTCTCGGCCCGGGCCCGCGACATCAACGCCGGCCCCTATGACGACTTCCTGCAGACCGACGCCGCCATCAACCGCGGCAATTCCGGCGGCCCCATGTTCAACATGCGCGGCGAAGTGATCGGCATCAACTCGGCCATCATCTCGCCGTCGGGCGGCTCCATCGGCATCGGCTTCGCCGTGCCGGCCTCGCTGGCGGTGCCGGTGCTGGACGACCTTCGCAAGTTCGGCAAGGTGCGCCGCGGCTGGCTGGGCATCCGCATCCAGTCGCTCGATTCCGACATGGCCGAGAACATCGGTCTGCCCGACCAGAAGGGCGCCCTGGTGGCCAAGGTCGATCCCAACGGCCCCGGCGTCAAGGCGGGGCTGAAGGACGGCGACGTGGTGCTGAAGTTCGACGGCAAGGACATCACCGAGATGCGCCGCCTGCCCCGCTACGTGGCCTCGACCCCCATCGGCAAGAAGGTGGAAGTGGTCATCTGGCGCGACGGCAAGCGCCAGACCATCACGGCCGCCGTGGGCGAGATGCCCGAGGACCCGGCCGAGCAGCAGGTCAAGGGCAAGCCCGAGGCGCCCAAGCCCCAGGCGGGCAAGGAAGGCGTGCTGGCCATTCCCGGCGCCGGCCTGACCGTCTCGTCGCTGACGCCGGCGCTGCGCGAACGCTTCGGCGTGGACGACGAGGCCAAGGGCGTCATCGTCACCGAGGTCAAGCCCGACGGCCCGGCCGCCGAAAAGGGCATGCGCCCCGGCGACCTGATCATCGAGGCCGACCACAAGCCGGTACGCTCGCCCGCCGACTTGGCCAAGCAGATCGAGGACGGCCGCAAGGCCGGCGCCAAATCGCTGCTACTGCGCGTCGAGAACCCCCAGCAGCTGCGCTACATCGCTCTGCCGCTGGCCGAGGGTAAGAAGAAGTAG
- the hflC gene encoding protease modulator HflC, whose translation MSRSLVFSAIAGAILVVLAASSLFIVNQAEQALVLRFGAHRATIKEPGLHAKLPFIEDVVRYDNRLLALDPPDEQIILGDQKRIVVDTFTRYRIADPLKFYQAVRTEVQARTQMTQIVSSAMRRVMGQVMLPSILSEERAKIMEQIQQEVAERSLRELGIQVVDVRLRRADLPEETSQSIYDRMKSERERQAKEARAQGYEWSQQIRARADRERTVLLAEAQRNAQIERGQGDAEANRIFAEAFGKDPQFFTLYRSLQAYRTALGDGSTTLVLSPDNEFLKAFGNGPGRRGQ comes from the coding sequence ATGAGCCGCTCCCTCGTCTTTTCCGCCATCGCCGGCGCCATCCTGGTGGTGCTGGCGGCGTCGTCGCTGTTCATCGTCAACCAGGCCGAGCAGGCGCTGGTGCTCCGTTTCGGCGCGCACCGCGCCACCATCAAGGAGCCCGGCCTGCACGCCAAGCTGCCCTTCATCGAGGACGTGGTGCGCTACGACAACCGCCTCCTCGCCCTCGACCCGCCCGACGAGCAGATCATCCTGGGCGACCAGAAGCGCATCGTGGTCGATACCTTCACCCGCTACCGCATCGCCGATCCGCTGAAGTTCTATCAGGCGGTGCGCACCGAGGTGCAGGCCCGCACCCAGATGACCCAGATCGTCTCGTCGGCCATGCGCCGGGTGATGGGCCAGGTGATGCTGCCCTCCATCCTGTCGGAGGAACGCGCCAAGATCATGGAGCAGATCCAGCAGGAGGTGGCCGAGCGCTCCTTGCGCGAACTGGGCATCCAGGTGGTGGACGTGCGGCTGCGCCGCGCCGACCTGCCCGAGGAGACCAGCCAGTCCATCTACGACCGCATGAAGTCCGAGCGCGAGCGCCAGGCCAAGGAAGCCCGCGCCCAGGGCTACGAGTGGAGCCAGCAGATCCGCGCCCGCGCCGACCGCGAACGCACCGTGCTGTTGGCCGAGGCCCAGCGCAACGCCCAGATCGAACGCGGCCAGGGCGACGCCGAGGCCAACCGCATCTTCGCCGAGGCGTTCGGCAAGGACCCGCAGTTCTTTACCCTGTACCGTTCGCTGCAGGCCTATCGGACGGCGTTGGGCGACGGCAGCACCACCCTGGTTCTGTCGCCGGACAACGAGTTCCTGAAGGCGTTCGGCAACGGCCCCGGCCGCCGGGGTCAATGA
- a CDS encoding DUF2065 domain-containing protein, protein MTDLLTALALVLVIEGLAWAAFPEAMRRMMAQVMVMPPDLLRGIGLFMAILGLGGAWLVRSAIVAP, encoded by the coding sequence ATGACCGACCTGTTGACCGCCCTGGCGCTGGTCCTCGTCATCGAGGGCCTCGCCTGGGCGGCCTTCCCCGAGGCCATGAGGCGGATGATGGCCCAGGTTATGGTCATGCCACCCGACCTGCTGCGCGGAATCGGGCTGTTCATGGCCATCCTCGGCCTGGGCGGCGCGTGGCTGGTCCGTTCGGCCATCGTCGCGCCATAG